DNA from Effusibacillus lacus:
TATCCGTATCCTGCCCAGGGATTGGAGCCAATTGGACTCGGGATTGCCTCCTGTACAAAAGAAAAAACTGCTGGATTTATGCGGATCCGATAGTTTCTCTGCAGGTCCGGTCATTCAAATTTGTGAAGCTCAAGATTTTCGCCTTTACCCGGGAAGAGTGAATATCGGAATGACAATGTTGGAATGTGACCGTCTTCCACCCCACTGGGCAAAAAAATGCAACCAAATGGATCAGGTTTGGACACCGTCAACTTTCAACAGAAACACTTTTACCGCCAGCGGAGTAGACCCGGAAAAGATAAAGGTGGTTCCGATCGGGATTAACGCAGATAGATTCCATCCGGCGGTTCCCCCTCTATCTTATCTAAAGACCCAAGGCAGATTTGTGTTTGTATCCAATTTTGAATGGGTTCCGCGTAAAGGTTATGAATTTTTGCTGCAGGCTTACCTGGAAGAATTTACGTATGAGGATCCGGTGGCGTTAGTGATCAAGACATATGATGGCAGCGATTTCGATCCGAACGGAAGTAAAATGCACCGCCTATGGAACGAAATGATCCAGCGGTCGGGAAACAAACAGCCGCCCCGGCTGCATTTGATTACACATGGAATGAATTATGAAGAAATCCCTTCGTTGTACACTGCCGGCGACTGCTATATCATTTCCACGCGGGGAGAAGGGTGGAATTTGCCTGCATTGGAAGCCATGGCATCGGGGATTCCTGTAATTACTACCAATTGGTCAGCGCATCTGGACTTCGTGAATGAAGCAAACGGATATTTGATTCAGGTGGAGAAACTGGAGGAAATTCCCGCATTGGGGATCCCCAATGATGAAATTTATCAGGGTTCCCATTGGGCGGTCCCTTCTTTGCCGGATATCCGCAGGCTCATGCGT
Protein-coding regions in this window:
- a CDS encoding glycosyltransferase family 4 protein → MKLTFKCPVFDASGYAEAARNLIFGLLERGYLIRILPRDWSQLDSGLPPVQKKKLLDLCGSDSFSAGPVIQICEAQDFRLYPGRVNIGMTMLECDRLPPHWAKKCNQMDQVWTPSTFNRNTFTASGVDPEKIKVVPIGINADRFHPAVPPLSYLKTQGRFVFVSNFEWVPRKGYEFLLQAYLEEFTYEDPVALVIKTYDGSDFDPNGSKMHRLWNEMIQRSGNKQPPRLHLITHGMNYEEIPSLYTAGDCYIISTRGEGWNLPALEAMASGIPVITTNWSAHLDFVNEANGYLIQVEKLEEIPALGIPNDEIYQGSHWAVPSLPDIRRLMRYTMEHPEEVRAKGKLAREQVIRRWSTPSMIDQVIPLLRSLEG